Proteins encoded within one genomic window of Humulus lupulus chromosome 1, drHumLupu1.1, whole genome shotgun sequence:
- the LOC133788261 gene encoding pentatricopeptide repeat-containing protein At1g06270 isoform X2 — protein sequence MQMILQERIKEVVKAKTYEKIPDLLTSFDQARQNPNPFSFLSTFSQMSRTQVIDEILQSFIPLRPRSRPQVAYACLLSYTLENPNPLPLSLVVLQRTLRSGCVPVPQTHLALSSVWLKHYHHEAHSIQDILKEMKSIGYNPDCGTCNYLISSLCAVDQLTEGVKVLKGMAGAGCIPDSESYDTVIKAMCNGRKTSEALDMIKQMVQKVGLTPRQGTLVKIAAALRANREMWRAVEMIEFLEKEGHVIGFESYELVVEGCLERGEYILAGKVVVGMTNKGFLPYIGVRQKLVERLAGIGEWKLACDVRQRFAELQS from the coding sequence ATGCAAATGATCCTCCAAGAGAGAATCAAAGAAGTAGTGAAAGCGAAAACCTATGAGAAAATTCCTGATCTCCTCACATCCTTTGATCAAGCTCGCCAAAACCCgaatcctttttcttttctttctaccTTTTCCCAGATGTCTAGGACACAAGTAATTGATGAAATTTTGCAGTCATTTATTCCCCTTAGACCTCGCTCCAGGCCCCAAGTTGCTTATGCTTGCCTCCTTTCCTACACTCTAGAAAACCCCAATCCTCTTCCTCTGTCCCTTGTTGTCCTCCAACGAACTCTTCGTTCTGGTTGTGTCCCTGTCCCCCAAACCCACCTTGCTCTTTCCTCTGTATGGCTGAAACACTACCACCATGAAGCTCACTCCATCCAGGACATCTTAAAGGAGATGAAGTCAATTGGGTACAATCCTGACTGTGGTACTTGCAACTACCTCATATCATCTCTATGTGCTGTTGATCAGTTAACCGAGGGAGTTAAAGTCTTAAAGGGCATGGCTGGCGCAGGATGTATTCCTGATTCGGAGAGTTATGACACAGTAATAAAAGCAATGTGCAACGGCAGAAAGACCTCTGAGGCACTAGACATGATTAAGCAAATGGTCCAGAAAGTTGGATTAACTCCAAGGCAGGGGACACTAGTAAAAATAGCAGCAGCATTGCGAGCAAACAGAGAGATGTGGAGAGCAGTCGAAATGATCGAGTTTTTGGAGAAAGAGGGTCATGTCATTGGGTTTGAGAGCTATGAGTTGGTGGTTGAAGGATGTCTAGAGCGTGGTGAGTATATTTTGGCAGGGAAGGTGGTGGTAGGAATGACAAATAAAGGGTTTCTACCGTATATTGGGGTGAGACAGAAGCTTGTTGAAAGGTTGGCAGGTATCGGTGAATGGAAGCTTGCTTGTGATGTGCGGCAAAGGTTTGCAGAATTGCAGTCTTAg
- the LOC133788274 gene encoding glycerate dehydrogenase, whose amino-acid sequence MAKPVSIEVWNPNGKYRVVSTKPMPGTRWINLLVEQDCRVEICTQKKTILSVEDIIALIGDKCDGVIGQLTEDWGETLFSALSKAGGKAFSNMAVGYNNVDVNAANKYGVAVGNTPGVLTETTAELAASLSLAAARRIVEADEFMRAGLYDGWLPNLFVGNLLKGQTVGVIGAGRIGSAYARMMVEGFKMNLIYYDLYQSTRLEKFVTAYGEFLKANGEQPVTWKRASSMDEVLQQADVISLHPILDKTTYHLVNKESLALMKKEAILINCSRGPVIDEVALVEHLKQNPMFRVGLDVFEDEPYMKPGLGDMKNAIVVPHIASASKWTREGMATLAALNVLGKIKGYPIWSDPNRVEPFLNENAKPPAATPSIVNAKALGLPVSKL is encoded by the exons ATGGCGAAACCAGTTTCGATTGAGGTGTGGAACCCAAATGGGAAATACAGAGTTGTCAGCACTAAACCCATGCCCGGAACTCGCTGGATCAATCTTTTGGTCGAACAAGATTGTCGAGTTGAA ATTTGTACCCAGAAGAAAACAATACTGTCTGTTGAAGATATTATTGCCCTTATTGGTGATAAGTGTGATGGAGTTATTGGACAG TTGACTGAAGATTGGGGTGAGACTTTGTTTTCGGCACTGAGCAAAGCAGGGGGCAAAGCTTTCAGTAACATGGCTGTTGGTTACAACAATGTCGATGTGAATGCTGCTAACAAGTATGGAGTTGCCGTTGGAAACACTCCT GGAGTGCTTACTGAAACTACAGCAGAGCTAGCAGCATCACTTTCTTTAGCCGCTGCTAGAAGAATAGTTGAAGCAGATGAGTTCATGAGAGCAGGCTTATATGATGGCTGGCTTCCTAATCT GTTTGTGGGGAACTTGCTTAAAGGACAGACTGTTGGTGTTATTGGAGCAGGTCGTATTGGATCTGCATATGCAAGAATGATG GTTGAAGGTTTCAAGATGAACCTAATTTACTATGATCTGTATCAATCCACACGGCTAGAGAAGTTTGTCACAG CTTATGGCGAATTCTTAAAAGCCAATGGTGAACAGCCTGTGACTTGGAAAAGAGCATCTTCCATGGATGAGGTGCTCCAACAAGCTGATGTG ATAAGTCTTCATCCTATTCTGGACAAAACCACTTATCATCTGGTCAACAAGGAAAGTCTTGCCTTGATGAAGAAG GAAGCAATCCTTATAAATTGCAGTAGAGGGCCTGTGATTGATGAAGTTGCTCTTGTAGAGCACTTGAAACAGAATCCTATGTTCCGAGTTGGACTTGATGTCTTCGAG GATGAGCCTTACATGAAACCTGGACTTGGTGACATGAAGAATGCTATTGTGGTACCTCATATTGCTTCTGCATCAAAG TGGACTCGAGAAGGAATGGCAACATTGGCTGCTCTCAATGTCCTG GGAAAGATAAAGGGCTATCCAATCTGGTCGGATCCAAACCGGGTCGAACCATTTCTTAATGAGAATGCTAAACCTCCAGCAGCAACTCCTAGCATTGTCAATGCCAAAGCTTTAG GTTTACCAGTGTCAAAGCTGTGA
- the LOC133790684 gene encoding SKP1-like protein 1A, whose amino-acid sequence MSSSSPSPSTKNVTLKCDDGAEFVVDGRVMLQSEVLRHIWEETECDCVVPVPNVKSNVMAMVLEFCKKHAKATIASDAVEALFICNPENLRIKEELRSWDVEFIKVDDPDILFDLVSFSTFQAAQLLNIGKLLELSCQGIANMIKARTPEQVRELFKIKNDYTPDELEKVRKNIEFILGPDEGSS is encoded by the exons ATGTCGTCATCGTCGCCGTCGCCGTCGACGAAGAATGTTACGCTAAAGTGCGACGATGGAGCGGAGTTCGTGGTGGATGGAAGGGTGATGCTTCAGTCGGAGGTCCTTCGGCACATTTGGGAAGAGACTGAGTGCGATTGTGTGGTACCAGTTCCGAATGTGAAGAGCAATGTTATGGCCATGGTTCTTGAGTTCTGCAAGAAACATGCCAAAGCCACAATCGCTTCCGACGCTGTCGAAGCCCTCTTCATCTGTAATCCCGAAAACCTACGCATCAAGGAGGAACTTAGGAGTTGGGACGTTGAATTTATCAAAGTCGATGATCCTGACATTCTTTTCGATCTTGTGTCT TTTTCAACTTTCCAGGCTGCTCAACTTCTGAACATTGGGAAACTCCTTGAACTAAGTTGCCAAGGTATTGCAAACATGATTAAGGCGAGGACACCAGAACAGGTTCGTGAGCTTTTCAAGATCAAGAATGACTATACTCCTGACGAACTAGAGAAGGTTCGTAAGAATATAGAATTTATATTGGGACCAGATGAAGGAAGTTCGTAA
- the LOC133816345 gene encoding SKP1-like protein 1 has protein sequence MISGLGFCKFFRLRRKRSTSSSTKKVTLMCSDGEQFVVDAWVILLHSQTIKHLVDVIGFDSVIPIPNVKSNIMTMVIDFCNKRAQAKAAIAAAEDRAKFQAAIPAAKAKAKAEVRDRARSKDKAKAEGKSEPKRKRPRAKPEPKTVDAINPEVKSVMENPWSWEAEFMKVVEDKNLLGLMFAADYLSIEVLLDLSCQAIADKIVMGTPEQAPKLLKLDNDWEK, from the exons ATGATATCTGGGTTAGGGTTCTGCAAATTCTTCAGATTAAGAAGAAAGCGATCGACGTCGTCGTCGACGAAGAAGGTGACGCTAATGTGTTCCGATGGGGAGCAGTTCGTGGTCGATGCCTGGGTGATTCTTCTTCACTCGCAGACCATAAAACACCTGGTGGATGTTATTGGGTTCGATTCTGTGATACCAATTCCGAATGTGAAGAGCAACATTATGACCATGGTCATTGACTTCTGCAACAAACGTGCACAAGCCAAAGCCGCTATCGCCGCTGCCGAAGACAGAGCCAAATTCCAAGCCGCTATCCCCGCTGCCAAAGCCAAGGCCAAAGCCGAAGTCAGAGATAGAGCTAGATCCAAAGACAAAGCTAAAGCCGAAGGCAAATCTGAACCCAAACGTAAACGTCCCAGAGCCAAACCCGAACCCAAAACCGTCGATGCCATCAATCCCGAAGTCAAATCCGTAATGGAAAACCCTTGGAGTTGGGAAGCTGAATTTATGAAAGTCGTAGAAGATAAAAATCTTTTGGGTCTTATGTTC GCTGCAGACTATCTGAGCATTGAGGTGCTCCTTGATCTAAGTTGCCAAGCTATAGCAGACAAGATTGTGATGGGGACTCCAGAACAGGCTCCTAAGCTTTTGAAGCTTGACAATGACTGGGAAAAATAA
- the LOC133788261 gene encoding pentatricopeptide repeat-containing protein At1g06270 isoform X1, with protein MAIGTTKLWTSLYFSYGLLQFRSVHSVSSMQMILQERIKEVVKAKTYEKIPDLLTSFDQARQNPNPFSFLSTFSQMSRTQVIDEILQSFIPLRPRSRPQVAYACLLSYTLENPNPLPLSLVVLQRTLRSGCVPVPQTHLALSSVWLKHYHHEAHSIQDILKEMKSIGYNPDCGTCNYLISSLCAVDQLTEGVKVLKGMAGAGCIPDSESYDTVIKAMCNGRKTSEALDMIKQMVQKVGLTPRQGTLVKIAAALRANREMWRAVEMIEFLEKEGHVIGFESYELVVEGCLERGEYILAGKVVVGMTNKGFLPYIGVRQKLVERLAGIGEWKLACDVRQRFAELQS; from the coding sequence ATGGCTATTGGAACGACAAAACTTTGGACATCATTATATTTTTCTTATGGTCTCCTGCAATTTCGTTCAGTGCACTCAGTCTCTTCAATGCAAATGATCCTCCAAGAGAGAATCAAAGAAGTAGTGAAAGCGAAAACCTATGAGAAAATTCCTGATCTCCTCACATCCTTTGATCAAGCTCGCCAAAACCCgaatcctttttcttttctttctaccTTTTCCCAGATGTCTAGGACACAAGTAATTGATGAAATTTTGCAGTCATTTATTCCCCTTAGACCTCGCTCCAGGCCCCAAGTTGCTTATGCTTGCCTCCTTTCCTACACTCTAGAAAACCCCAATCCTCTTCCTCTGTCCCTTGTTGTCCTCCAACGAACTCTTCGTTCTGGTTGTGTCCCTGTCCCCCAAACCCACCTTGCTCTTTCCTCTGTATGGCTGAAACACTACCACCATGAAGCTCACTCCATCCAGGACATCTTAAAGGAGATGAAGTCAATTGGGTACAATCCTGACTGTGGTACTTGCAACTACCTCATATCATCTCTATGTGCTGTTGATCAGTTAACCGAGGGAGTTAAAGTCTTAAAGGGCATGGCTGGCGCAGGATGTATTCCTGATTCGGAGAGTTATGACACAGTAATAAAAGCAATGTGCAACGGCAGAAAGACCTCTGAGGCACTAGACATGATTAAGCAAATGGTCCAGAAAGTTGGATTAACTCCAAGGCAGGGGACACTAGTAAAAATAGCAGCAGCATTGCGAGCAAACAGAGAGATGTGGAGAGCAGTCGAAATGATCGAGTTTTTGGAGAAAGAGGGTCATGTCATTGGGTTTGAGAGCTATGAGTTGGTGGTTGAAGGATGTCTAGAGCGTGGTGAGTATATTTTGGCAGGGAAGGTGGTGGTAGGAATGACAAATAAAGGGTTTCTACCGTATATTGGGGTGAGACAGAAGCTTGTTGAAAGGTTGGCAGGTATCGGTGAATGGAAGCTTGCTTGTGATGTGCGGCAAAGGTTTGCAGAATTGCAGTCTTAg